In Sander lucioperca isolate FBNREF2018 chromosome 12, SLUC_FBN_1.2, whole genome shotgun sequence, one DNA window encodes the following:
- the LOC116040821 gene encoding helicase ARIP4-like isoform X2: protein MLLLDESESFADQSHSVPFSSENEAQGGESAAWQCNPPPSTSPSGGTLARPPPSQPTSRPCSRPASQSPSPPSALTGTKKRNSKPAHMRRNIRKLLREHQLEAVTKAAQQDELERRRRLEQPSKPDFPVPLLPEYTTGDVTKHVSASTASQQEVKSVRQEVICLDSSSTGISEDDCKTNVPTSAAKEHTRKPDVIDLSSDEDDSIVHLSRESTIEEEESEQSGAHVNDALNRVDSQGRVLVNLNHPAAEDDIFLSAQLARAVKPHQIGGIRFLYDNLVESVERFGSSSGFGCILAHSMGLGKTLQVISFIDVLFRHTQAHTVLAIVPVNTLQNWLSEFNMWVPPLEALPPDTDPGLVTPRAFKVHILNDEHKNTTTRAKVVEDWARDGGVLLMGYEMYRLLSLKKSFVAGRKKKTKKTTGPVVIDLDEEDRQQELLKGIERALARPGPDVVICDEGHRIKNCHASTSQALKNIRTRRRVVLTGYPLQNNLIEYWCMVDFVRPDFLGTRQEFSNMFERPILNGQCVDSTPQDVRLMRYRSHVLHSLLEGFVQRRGHDVLKDQLPSKEEHVILVRLSPLQRALYTEFMNRFREAGNSGWLSLNPLKAFCVCCKIWNHPDVLYEALQKENLASDQDLDLDEITSTGPARCPTAPNQKSKRLENPNPIGGLSLNQLQEKANQVITYEWAKDIMYGYKPGLLENSAKMVLLFHLIEESVRKGDKILVFSQSLSTLTVIEDFLAKRPVPPSPNTSSRDRPNQNWVRNLNYYRLDGSTAASERERLINQFNDPSNTSAWVFLLSTRAGCLGVNLIGANRVVVFDASWNPCHDAQAVCRVYRYGQRKPCHIYRLVCDFTLEKKIYDRQISKQGMSDRVVDDLNPVLNFTKREVESLLHFVEEEPDPSQVQLQPHDSMESVLRKALLIYPHQVTKQPFPHESLLIDRRELKLSKAEKKAAKKGYEEEKRASVPYTRPSYAHYYPASDQSLTNIPAFSQRNWRPPPCTEEKPGASVRPVQSTPVPMTPRQASAGSDPGNDSSGSSLGGFPINCLQKAGVFVQRIVTTTDIVIPGTNSSKDVQARITAGESIHIIRGTKGTYIRSSDGRIFAIRAANKSKTAGESSTAPPKDSQAVPEEVSNKGSNGCLSPDRKQQVPFKTAPRPLSPDGPEIISELQRYTGSTGAGPAADSGAQPERAAEGNMNNLPSTKSVQTNGSSGSSFAPENISHHDASVISVIQPNMDATAAQDLRTGSKRNASPPPLDERPSKQPFAGKHSSAPLATQGFPFTGGYGLPPLGLNPGMLGGSLGHPLFMGAGSPYFQPPHTQLGDPSYTYPDLFSFGGASAVPTSSSSSCSTTTAAAVSSSSSSSASVKAASSVPGALPPFMLCPSMVGMAGMLPAGFPLSYSQSMASLYTGSMLPGGLPGPAATPGPAGASFLSQYPPTAASSSSSSSPSSFSPSARSESCRGPVLINCGIVSSASSSDDDDDVIEVRGQ from the exons ATGCTGCTCCTGGACGAATCTGAGTCATTTGCAG ACCAGTCCCACAGCGTCCCCTTCAGCTCCGAGAATGAGGCTCAGGGAGGTGAATCGGCCGCATGGCAGTGTAACCCTCCCCCATCTACCTCACCGTCAGGGGGGACGCTGGCCCGCCCTCCTCCCTCCCAGCCCACATCCAGACCCTGCTCGAGGCCGGCCAGCCAaagcccctcccctccctccgccCTGACAGGAACCAAGAAGAGAAACTCCAAACCGGCACACATGAGACGCAACATCAG GAAGTTACTGAGGGAGCATCAGTTAGAGGCAGTGACCAAAGCCGCCCAGCAGGACGAGTTGGAGAGGAGGCGACGTCTGGAGCAGCCGAGCAAACCGGATTTCCCCGTACCACTGCTGCCTGAATACACAACTG GTGATGTGACAAAGCATGTGTCGGCATCAACGGCATCGCAGCAAGAAGTGAAGTCGGTCAGACAGGAAGTGATCTGCCTGGACTCCAGCAGCACTGGCATCAGCGAGGACGACTGCAAGACTAACGTACCCACCTCCGCAGCCAAAGAGCACACACGAAAACCAG ATGTGATCGATCTGAGCTCGGACGAGGACGACTCCATCGTCCACCTCAGCAGAGAATCCACCATCGAGGAAGAAGAGAGCGAGCAGAGCGGCGCGCACGTCAATGACGCCCTTAACCGAGTGGACAGCCAGGGCAGGGTGCTGGTCAACCTGAACCATCCGGCTGCAGAGGACGACATTTTCCTGTCAGCTCAGCTGGCGCGAGCAGTCAAACCTCACCAG ATCGGTGGAATCCGTTTCCTGTACGACAACCTGGTGGAGTCGGTGGAGCGATTCGGCAGCAGCAGCGGATTCGGCTGCATCCTCGCTCACAGCATGGGCCTGGGCAAAACGCTGCAGGTCATTTCTTTCATCGACGTCCTGTTCAGACACACCCAGGCTCACACCGTGCTCGCCATCGTACCT GTGAACACACTGCAGAACTGGCTGTCAGAGTTCAACATGTGGGTCCCGCCCCTGGAGGCGTTACCTCCAGATACTGACCCGGGACTGGTGACGCCTCGTGCCTTTAAAGTTCACATCCTCAACGACGAACACAA GAACACAACGACCAGAGCCAAGGTGGTGGAGGACTGGGCTCGGGACGGAGGGGTGCTACTGATGGGCTACGAGATGTACCGCCTCCTGTCGCTGAAGAAGAGCTTTGTGGCTGGGAGGAAAAAGAAGACCAAGAAAACAACGGGGCCAGTGGTCATCGACCTGGATGAAGAGGACAGGCAGCAGGAACTGCTCAAAG gTATTGAGAGAGCCTTGGCCCGGCCTGGTCCAGACGTGGTCATCTGTGACGAAGGCCATCGCATCAAGAACTGCCACGCCAGCACATCGCAGGCTCTGAAGAACATCCGAACCCGACGCCGCGTGGTGCTGACTGGCTATCCACTCCAGAACAACCTCATCGAGTACTGGTGCATGGTCGACTTTGTCCGACCCGACTTCCTAG GTACACGGCAGGAATTCAGTAACATGTTTGAGCGTCCCATTCTTAACGGGCAGTGTGTGGACAGCACGCCTCAGGACGTCCGGTTGATGAGGTACAGGAGCCACGTCCTGCACAGCCTGCTGGAGGGCTTCGTACAGAG GCGAGGTCATGACGTCCTGAAAGACCAGCTGCCCTCTAAAGAGGAACATGTGATCCTGGTGCGTCTGTCTCCCCtgcagagggcgctctacacaGAGTTCATGAACCGCTTCAGAGAAGCAGGAAACTCCGGCTGGCTCAGCCTCAACCCACTGAAGGCTTTCTGCGTATGCTGCAAG ATTTGGAACCATCCAGACGTGCTGTACGAGGCCTTACAGAAGGAAAACCTGGCCAGTGACCAGGACTTGGACCTTGATGAAATCACTTCCACAGGTCCCGCCCGATGTCCAACTGCACCCAATCAAAAGTCCAAGCGCCTGGAGAACCCTAACCCCATTGGTGGACTGAGTCTCAACCAGCTACAGGAGAAAGCCAATCAGGTCATCACTTACGAATGG GCAAAGGACATCATGTATGGCTACAAGCCCGGCCTCCTGGAGAACTCCGCAAAAATGGTGCTGCTGTTCCATCTGATAGAGGAGAGCGTCAGGAAGGGAGACAAAATCCTCGTCTTCAG TCAGAGTCTGTCCACACTGACGGTGATTGAGGATTTTCTGGCTAAGAGACCAGTGCCTCCCTCGCCCAACACGTCCAGCAGAGACAGACCCAACCAGAACTGGGTCCGCAACCTCAACTACTACA GACTGGATGGGAGTACAGCagcctcagagagagagagactgataaACCAGTTCAATGATCCGTCCAACACCTCAGCATGGGTCTTCCTGCTGTCAACCAG GGCTGGTTGTCTGGGCGTAAACCTGATTGGGGCGAACCGTGTGGTGGTGTTTGACGCCTCCTGGAACCCATGCCATGATGCCCAAGCCGTGTGCCGCGTCTATCGCTACGGGCAGAGGAAGCCATGTCATATCTACCGGTTGGTTTGCGACTTCACGCTGGAGAAGAAGATCTATGACCGTCAGATCTCCAAACAGGGCATGTCAG ACCGGGTGGTGGATGACCTGAACCCTGTGCTGAACTTCACCAAGAGGGAAGTGGAGTCTCTTCTTCACTTTGTGGAGGAGGAGCCGGACCCATCACAGGTCCAGCTGCAGCCCCACGACAGCATGGAGAGCGTCCTCAGGAAGGCTCTGCTCATCTATCCTCACCAGGTTACTAAG CAACCATTCCCCCACGAGTCGCTGCTGATAGACCGCAGGGAGCTGAAGCTGAGCAAGGCTGAGAAGAAAGCAGCAAAGAAAGGTTACGAAGAGGAGAAGAGGGCGTCTGTGCCATACACCCGCCCTTCCTACGCTCACTACTACCCTGCCAGTGACCAGAGCCTCACTAACATCCCCGCCTTCAGTCAGAGGAACTG GCGACCACCTCCGTGTACTGAAGAGAAGCCCGGGGCCAGTGTCCGGCCAGTCCAGTCAACTCCAGTTCCCATGACGCCCCGTCAGGCATCTGCAGGCTCTGACCCAGGCAATGACTCGTCAGGATCCAGCCTCGGAGGTTTTCCTATCAACTGCCTGCAAAAAGCCGGGGTGTTTGTACAGAGGATCGTCACCACTACTG ACATCGTGATTCCAGGCACCAACAGCTCAAAAGATGTCCAGGCCAGGATCACTGCTGGAGAGAGCATCCACATCATCAGGGGCACCAAAG GGACTTACATCAGGTCGTCTGATGGTCGAATCTTTGCCATCAGAGCGGCTAATAAGTCCAAGACTGCAGGGGAGAGTTCTACAGCGCCACCCAAAG ACTCCCAGGCTGTACCAGAGGAAGTGTCAAACAAAGGCAGTAACGGTTGCCTGTcacctgacaggaagcagcaggtACCCTTCAAGACTGCACCCCGCCCTCTTTCACCTGACGGCCCAGAGATCATCAGCGAGTTGCAGCGCTACACGGGTAGCACTGGAGCTGGCCCCGCCGCAGACTCCGGAGCTCAGCCAGAGAGGGCAGCAGAGGGCAACATGAACAACCTGCCTTCCACCAAATCGGTTCAGACCAATGGCAGCAGTGGGAGCAGTTTTGCTCCTGAAAATATAAGCCACCATGATGCCTCTGTGATTAGTGTAATCCAGCCCAACATGGACGCCACTGCAGCCCAAGACCTGAGAACAGGTTCCAAGCGCAATGCTTCTCCCCCGCCCCTGGATGAGCGGCCCAGTAAGCAGCCCTTTGCAGGTAAACACTCCTCAGCCCCTCTGGCCACACAAGGCTTCCCCTTCACCGGGGGCTACGGCCTCCCTCCTCTCGGCCTCAACCCTGGCATGTTGGGTGGATCACTGGGCCACCCGCTCTTCATGGGGGCAGGCTCGCCTTACTTCCAGCCCCCCCACACTCAACTGGGGGATCCCAGTTACACATACCCAGATCTGTTCAGCTTTGGCGGAGCCAGCGCAGTCcccacctcctcttcctcttcctgctcaaCAACCACTGCGGCTGCCGTCTCATCTTCCTCATCATCTTCTGCATCAGTCAAAGCTGCCAGTTCCGTTCCAGGAGCCCTGCCGCCGTTTATGCTTTGCCCCAGCATGGTGGGCATGGCTGGGATGCTCCCAGCAGGCTTCCCTCTGTCTTACAGTCAGTCTATGGCTAGTCTCTACACAGGCTCCATGCTCCCTGGAGGGCTGCCGGGTCCAGCCGCCACTCCTGGTCCAGCTGGAGCCAGCTTCCTCTCCCAGTACCCTCCCACTGCTGCCTCCAGTTCCTCCtcatcttctccttcatcctTTTCCCCTTCAGCGCGGTCTGAGAGCTGCCGGGGCCCGGTGCTGATTAACTGCGGGATTGTCAGCAGCGCCAGCAGCtctgatgatgacgatgatgtaATTGAGGTGAGGGGACAGTGA